The Streptomyces sp. NBC_00459 DNA segment CCCGCCGGTAACTGTTCCGCCGTGTCCACCGCGTCGGCTGTGTCGGTCGCGTCGGTCATATCGGCTCCCCCTCGGCGTAGAGGCTCTCGGTGATGGCGAGGGCCAGCACCTCGGGGGTGCCCTCGTAGATCCGCGCGCCGTAGGCGTCGCGCAGCCGCTTCTCCATGCCGAACGACTTCACGTAGCCGCGGGCTCCGGTGAGGGACATGGCCATGTCGGCGACGTCGATGGCGACACGGTCCGCGAAGAGCTTCGCCGCCGCCGGTTCGTACTGCGGGGCGGGGAGTTCGTTGTCGACCTTGTGGGCGGCCTTCAGATACAGCAGTCGCGCCGCGTCGACCTTCGCGGACATCTCGGCGAGCTTGGCCGCGGTGAACTGGTGTTCGCGCAGGGGGCGTCCGCCCTGGACACGGGTGTCGCACCACTCCAGGGCCTGCTCGAGGGCGCCCCGGGCCACGCCGACCGAGATCCCGGCGACGGACGCGCGGGCCATGTTGCTCTGTGCGATGTTGATGGCCATGCCGTCGCCTTCCTCGCCGACCATGTTCTCGGCGGGGATACGGACGTCGTGGAACTCCAGTTCGCTGCCGAGGCAGAGCCGGTAACCCATCTTGTCGGCCACCGGCCCCCGGACCACACCGGGCAGGTCGAGCGGCACCATGAACGAGGTGAGGCCGGTGGCGCCGGGTGCGCCCTCCATGTTGGCGAACACCGAGGCGAACGCGGCTACCTGGGCGTTGGTGATGAACCTCTTCCTGCCGTTCAGGACGTAGTGGTCGCCGTCACGGCGGGCGGTCATCACATCGCGGGCGTGGACCGCGTTGGCCGGGATGATCAGGTCGCAGCCCGCCTCCTCCTCGGTGACCGCGTTGCAGGCCAGGACCGGGGCGTCGCCGGAGAACATGGGCAGGAAGCGGGCCTGGAGCCGCGGGTCGCCGGAGAGCAGCACCGGGGTCTGGCCGAGCATGGCGGCACCGAAGATGAGTGCGGTGCCGGCGCAGACGGACGCCACCTCCTCCAGCGCGACCGAGCAGCCGATCATGCCGAGACCGAGGCCGCCGTACTCCTTGGGCACGGCGACGCGGGTGAGGCCCAGGGCGTGCCCCTGGGCGACCATGTCCCAGTCGAAGTCGTCGGCGGGCGCCGTGTCGAGGTCCGTCACTCGGGGCGCGACCACCTCGCGGGCGAATTCCCGTACCTGGCGGCGGAGTTTCTCCACCTCGCCGGGAAGGACATCGAAATTGAGCTCAAGTTCTTCGGTGTTCATCATGTCTGTCTCGAAACTCCACAACTCTGATCCGATTGCCTGGGAAAGTGCCGAAGTGCTGTACCGGACGGTCCGTAGGGGCGCCGGAGATGCCGCGCTCTCAGACGGGAAGCCCTTCCTTCGCCGCCAGTTCGGGATAGCGGTCGAAGGCGGGCCGCAGGATGGGGACGAGTTCCAGCACGCGGGCGACCTTGCCGCGGATCCGTACCTTTCCGGTGGCGATGGCGGTCGGCATCATGAGCTTCCCGAGCCAGAGCTGGTGCGCGGTGTCGGACGACATCCTGATTCGGATCGTCGCGTCTTCGGGCGCGTCGGCCCCGACCGTCAGCGCGTCCGCGGACACATGGACAACGCAGTCCGGGTTGGTGTGGGTCAGCCTGATGGACAGGTTGCTCGCGCGCAGCTGCGAAGTGAACTGTTCGTCCTTCAACAGGATCTCGAAGAGGTTGCCGAAAACCCGCTCGGCTACCTCGGTCGACTCGAAAACAGTCATGGTTCCCTCTCCCGTCAAACATTCCCAAGAGCGAATCGCCGCGTCGGCGTTCACCGCATCCTAGGAATCGGCCGGGGGACGGACCGGCGAATCGACAGAGCGGGAAAAGGAAGAGGACGGAGTATTGAAAGAGAACGCGCATCCGGTGCCACCCACGCGGACACGAGGCGAGGCGGCACGACACCGGACCGGTCCCGTTCCGTCCGGGCACCACTGGGCGTTCGGGCCCCGGGCACCGTAGATTGAAGGGGTGACAGCCGACCGATCCCGCGCCTCCCAGGAATGCCTCGTCTTCGGCCCGCTGGAGAACGAGATCATGGAGGTTCTGTGGCAGGCTCCCGAACCGATGACCGTCCGGGAGGTCCTCGGCGCGCTCAACGCCGGCCGTGAGACCCCGCTGGCGTACACCACCGTCATGACCGTGCTGAGCCGCCTCGCCGAGAAGGGCGCCGCCAACCGCACCAAGGCGGGCCGGGGTTACGCGTACGCCCCCTGTGTCACGGACGAGGCGGCGATGGCCGTGCGCGAGGTCATCCGCGACTTCGGGGTGAGCGCGGTCGGTCACTTCCTCGACGAGATCCGCAATGTCCCCGACCTACGCGAACGCTTCGAGAAGCTGCTGCACGAGGGCCCCGGTCACTGAGCCCGCGGCGAAGGAACCTCAGTGGCGCCCTCCTGCCGCGGCAGCAGGGGGCCGAGTGGGCCGAGGTCGAGGTTCAGGTCTTCGGGGCTCAGGTCGTACCGCTCGCGCAATTCGGTCATGCGGTCGTCGAGGATCATGAGGGTCATGCCGATGCGTTCCTCCTGTTCCTCGGTCAGGTTGTTCCTTTCGACCCGGCGGATGGCCTGCCGTTCCATGAGCTGGCGCAACAACTCCACGACGGTGAGCACCAGTCGGACGAGGTCACGTTCGACCGTGTCCTTGTCCAGGTCCAGGCGTCGGGCCGGGGACTGTCCGCAGTGAGATGCCGGCCCGGTGCCGGGCCCGCCGTCCGATGTCACGTCAGGATTCCTTCCGTGGCTCCCTCGACCGAGGTGAGCAGGGCACGCAGGGAGACACGGACCAGTTCCACGTCGGCGATACAGAGGCTGAGGTCTCCCGTGATGACGACACCGCCCGCCAGGAGCCGGTCGAGGAGATCCACCAGAGCGACCTCCGCCTGCGGCGGGCCACCGGCCGTCACGTCGTCGTCTGCGGGATCGTGGGGTCCGCCGTTCCGGCCTGTTCCGGCGGGGGCGGGGCGAAGGAGTACGGGGCCCACGGTCCGGTGATCTCGAGTCGGACACCGGTGGTCCCGGCGGCGAGCAGTTCCACGCGGTCCTGGAAGCTCCGCGTGTGCTTCCGCGGGACGAGGTAGGCGGCGTTGACGACGTTCTCCCCCGGTTTCGCCGACAGGGCGGCCGGCTGAGGACGATGGTGCCGTACGTCGGCGGCCAGGTTCGCTTCCACGAGCGCACGGTCCACTCGTGCGCCGAGGTCGGCGGCGGTCTGCCGGGCGAGTTCGTGGCCGTCCCGGCTTGTGCGGCGCACGCGCAGGTAGTCACGCCCGGAGCGTGGCCGGTCCTGCGGGGGCGGGTCGGCGGCGGTCGGCGGCTGGGCGTAGATCTTGACACCCCATTCGTCGTGGCCCTCCAGCTGGTTCAAGGTGGTTCGGAAGTGGCTCTCGTCGGCGCGCAGACGTCTCAGCAGGCCGTCGTCGTCGAGGTACACCGTGGCCAACCGGAGGGGTAGTACCGCGGTTCGGGAGGCCAGCGCGGCGATCACCTGGTGATGGTCGCGGGCCAGCCGTTCCAGGTCGGTGATGTCGTCGAGCCGCTGTGCGACGGCCTCTTCGGTGAAGGCCTCCGCTGGTACGTCACTGACGACCGCGGCTGTGCCGGCACCGCACAGGATCCGGACCGGCAGCCCGTCGACGCCGCGCAGTTCCCGGACGCACCCGGCGAACCGCGCCTTTCGCGATTACTTCACCATCGCCGCCCACCCGCACACCCACGACCTACTATGCTCACGTAGTAGATACATGGGGCGCGGCATCCGGTGCGGGACGCCCCTCTGACCGGAGGTGCGAAGTGAGCGGGGCATTATCAGCGGGCGCGCCCGTGCGGGGACGTGGACTGATCATGACGGTCCTCGGTTGCTGTTTCCTGATGGTGATGATGGACAACACCATCCTCAACGTCGCTCTGCAGACGATCCAGGAGGACGTCGGCGCGACCAACGCGGAACTCCAATGGGCCCTGGACTCCTACATCCTGTTCTACGCGGCCCTGATGTTCTCCTCCGGAATCCTCGCCGACGCCTTCGGCCGCCGCCGCGTCCTGGTGATCGGACTGGTCGTCTTCGGTGCGGCATCCACCTTCGCCGGCTTCGCCGACACGCCCCAGGAACTCATCATCTGGCGCGGTGTCATGGGTGTGGCCGGGTCGGTAGTGCCCCCCGCCACCCTCGCGGTGATCAATGACGTCTACGCCCCGGAGGAACGCGGCAAGGCGATCGGAATCTGGTCGGCGCTGGGCGGTCTTTCCATCGCTCTCGGCCCGATCGCCGGCGGCTTCCTGCTCGAACACTTCTGGTGGGGCTCGGTCTTCCTCATCAACGTCCCCATCGCCGCCGTCTGCGCCCTCCTTCTCCTGGTGGTCCTCGCCGAGTCCCGCTCGGCGACCAGGCCACGCATCGACGTCATCGGCGTCCTGCTGTCCATCACGGGTATCGGCTCGCTGGTCTACGGGGTGATCCGCGGCGGCGAGACCAACGACTGGACCAGTGCCGAGGTCCTGGGCACGATGGTCGCGGGAGTCGCCCTGCTGGCCGCGCTCGTCCTGTTCGAGAGCCGCACGACACATCCGGCGCTCGACGTGAAGATGTTCCGCAACAAGTCCTTCGCAGCAGGCACCGCGAGCCTCTCCCTCTCCTTCTTCGCGCTGACCGGCGGCACCTTCCTGATGGTCTTCTACGTCCAGGCCATCCGCGGTCACACCCCTCTCGAACTCGGCCTCATCCTGCTCCCGGTGGCGGTGGGCGCCGTCGCCTCGGCCATCCTCAGCAACCCGCTGGCCATGCGCTTCGGCCCCAAGGCCGTCGTCACCACCGGACTGCTGCTGCTCGCCCTGTCGTTCACCGGCCAGGCCGGCATCGGAGCCGACACGGCGTTGTGGTGGTACGAGATCCTGCTGGGCGTCTCCGGCTTCGGCCTCGGCCTGGTGATGGGCACGACCACGACGACCACGATGGCCGTGGTGGCGCCCGAACAGGCCGCCATCGGCGCGGGCGTCAACAACACGCTGCGGCAGATCGGCGCCGCGCTCGGTGTCGCCGTCCTCGGCTCGATCCTGTCCGTCTGGTACCGGGACGAGCTCGGCGGCGCCGTCAACGTACTCCCGGAGGGTGCACGGGAGGCCGCCTCGGAGTCCCTGGGCGGCACGATGGTCGCCGTCCGCGAACTCCAGGAGACGGGCACGCTCCCGGCCGGGACGCGCGACCAGGTCCCCGGGTTGCTGGCCACGGCCCAGGACGCGTACCTGTCGGCCATGCATGTGAGCTTCGGCGTGGCCGCCGGGGCGCTCGTGCTGGCAGCCGTGGTCGCCGCGATCTGGCTGCCCGGCCGGATCGACGCCCCCACGGGCACCGACACCGCCGCGCAGCCGGGCGGCGCCACCCAAACCCCCGACTCCGCCGCCCAACCGGCGCGATGACCGGACCATGACGCTCCTACAGGGCCCGGCACCACCGGGTGACCGGCCGCACGGAACGCCAGGGCGTCCCCGTGTGCGCCGGTCATCCGGCCCGGGCGGGTACGACCACGCGGTGCTCGTCCACCCTCGTTCGCCCTCGTCGACCCGGGCCGTTCCCGGCTGCCCGCGTCCTCGGCCGGCATCAGGGCTCCGTCTGCCCCGGCCGTCACCTGCCCCGGACCCGTCCGCCAGGGCTTTCAACCGCTCGGGTCCGCAACGGCCCCCGTCGTCAGGAGAAACCCGCGCCCCCGCACGGTCTCTATGGCCAGCCCGACAGACACGACCTTCCGCCGCAGCCTCATCATGTGCAGGTCGAGGGCGTTCTGACTGGCGGAACGGTTGGCGGACAGCAGCCGCTCCGCCAGGTCGGCCCGGCTCGCCATCCCCGGACGACGCTGCACGAGGCCGCGCAACACCGCCGCCTCGGAGACCGTCAGGGGCAGGACCGCACCGCCGTAGCGGAGTAACCCGTCCTCGTCCACCACAGGAGGAGCGCTCTGGGACGTGGCCTTGAGATGCAGTGACGCGATCCTGGTCTTCAACTCCCAGGCTTCCACGGGCTGTCGTACCCAGTCCTCGTGCACACCCGCCAGCTCGGGCACCCGTGCACCCCTGGCCACCACTATGAGGCAGGGCAACCCCCGCATACGGAAACCCTCCAGCTTTCCCGACTCGGCCGGCCAGCGGACGATCTTCACATCCGGCGTCATGATGTTCTCCACGTATGCGTTCCTCCCGTGTTGTGGCACATGATGACGCCGCGTCGGCGACGCGGACGCCTGTGGAACCCCGGCGAGCCTGGCGGAGCGACCCCCTACAGACAAAGGGGCACGCGGTACGCAACCCCGGCGAAATATTGACGGACGCCCATGAAAAGATGGTTTTCGGCCCCGTGGTGGAGACGGAGTGCCGCAGTCCCCTGAATGTGCCTTGTCGCTGTCATGCCCGCACCTTCTGCCAAACAGGGTTGGCGTAGCACATACTTCTGGACCACCACTCGGGAACCGCTTGAGAGCAACCCGAGAACGCCCTGCCGAGGACTTGCACGTCGTCCTGCAAGCCTGTGCTCCGGGCGCGGGAGACGACGCCGGGTCGGACGGCTCGACGACGAGGAGTTCGACAGGCTTCGTTGTTGTCGGCCGAGAACGCGCCGTGGTCTCCGGAGACCCTTCACTGCTTGGCCGAATCGGTGTACGAGGCGGGCGGAACGGCCCGGTTCGGCCGTGCCCTCGGTCATCCTGCGGTGCTCGTACTCCGGATACGCCGATCGGGCCCGAGCGCCGGACTCGGCGACGAACCCGTGTACGGCAACCGCGACGACGTCCCGCACCAGGCTCTCGGGCGAGCTCCGCAGCGCACGCGGAGCCGGAGTATCGTTGCGTCCCTTGGCCTACACGTGCCGCGGACGGGCACTGTGGTGGTACCGGTATTGAGCAGGCAGGTGCAGCATGATCGGCGCCGTCAGGATTCCCAGAGTCCGTCGCTTCGCCACCGCGCAGTTCGAGCCGGAACGTCAGGTGGAACTCTGGGAGCAGCACAACGCGGAGTCCTTGATCGCCCTCGACTGTCGGCCGCCTGTGGCCCGGTCGTTCGCGGCGGTAGAGGTGAACCTCCAGCTCGAACGGGTCCATCTCGCCCGGGTGCGGGGGACCCGGCATGTGGTCGAGCGCTCTGCCGAGCTGGTCGAGGCCAGACCCACCGAGGCGATCGCCGTCTATATGACCATTGCGGGAGAGGCGGTCTTCGAGCAGGACGGCCACCGTCGGGTGCTGCGGCCCGGGCAGCTCCTCGTCTGCGACGCCGACCGTCCCTTTCTCCGCGGGTTCGGCCGGGGGCTGGAGGAACTGGCCGTGAAGGTTCCCCGTTCGGAGTTCTCCGCGCTCACCGGCCTGACGTCCCTGCCCACGCCCGTCGTCGTCGACGTGGGCCCCGGCGAGAACCCGCACGGTCGGGCCCTGGCCCGGCTCGCGGCGCGGGCGGTCCGCCGGGACCGCCCTGTGCCGGCGGACGAGCAGGCAGTCGTCGAACTCGTATCGGTGCTCGGCGCCTCCGACCACGTCGGCCTGCCGGTGGCACACAGAGCGGCGGCTCGGACGTTCGTCGAGGAGCACTTCACCGATCCGACGCTCCGCGCGGCCGACATCGCGTCCGGCACGGGCATCAGCGAGCGACACCTGTCGCGTCTGTTCGCGGCCGCCGGCACCAGCGTGCCCGCACACATCCTCTCGCGCCGGCTGGACGCGGCGTACAGCATGCTGACCTCCGGTCCGGCCGGCGGCCTGCGCACGTCGGACGTGGCAGCACGGTGCGGCTTCACGTCGGTCGCGTACTTCTCCCGCACCTTCCACGAGCGGTTCGGCATCACCGCCGGCAGGGTTCGAGCCGGGTCCGCCTGACCGGTCGCGGCCCGCGATCCTCATTTCCGCCATCCCGGTCCGGATCGTTGGGCCGGCCCGGGCACGTCCACCGACACTCGTACGCACCAGCCCGGTTGCCCTTGTCCGGGACGAGGAAAGGTGTGGAACATGCCTGCGTTCGACGATGGTCAGCCCGAGACCCGTCCGCCCGCGTCGTCGGTGGTCGAGACCGACGTCCTGATCGTCGGCTCCGGACCGGCCGGTGCGTCGGCGGCGTTGTTCCTCTCGACACTCGGGGTCGACAACATGGTGATCACGAAGTACCGGTGGACGGCCAACACGCCGCGGGCCCACATCACCAACCAGCGAGCGATGGAGATCTTCCGCGACATGGGCATCGAGGACCAGGTCCTCGCCGACGCCACACCGCACCGTCTGGTCGGCGACACGGTCTTCTGTACGTCGATCGCCGGTGAGGAGATCGGGCGCATCCACACCTGGGGCACCCACCCGGCGCGGGAGGCCGACTACCAACTGGCGTCGCCGTGCCTCGTGGTGGACATCCCGCAGACCTATCTCGAGCCGATCCTGGTCAAGAACGCGACCGTGCGCGGCACACAGACGCGGTTCTCCACGGAGTACGTCTCGCACGCGCAGGACGCGGACGGCGTCGACGTCCTGGCCCGGGACCGGCTGACCGGGGCGGAGTACACCATCCGGGCCAAGTACCTGATCGGGGCCGACGGTGCCCGGTCCAAGGTCGCCGCGGACATCGGCCTGCCCTACGAAGGCGAGATGGACATCGCCGGGTCGATGAACATCACGTTCAAGGCCGACATCGAGGCCTACGTCGGCCACCGGCCCTCGGTCCTCTACTGGGTGATCCAGCCGGGCGCCAACGTCGGAGGCATCGGGGCCGGCCTGGTGCGCATGGTGCGTCCGTGGAACGAGTGGCTGATCGTCTGGGGCTACGACATCAACGACGAGCCGCCCGTCGTCGACGAGGCGTCCGCGACCCAGATCGTGCGGGATCTCCTCGGTATGCCCGACATCGACGTCGAGATCACCGGCACCAGCCTGTGGGGCAACAACGAGATGTACGCCAGGCACCTCCAGAAGGGCCGCGTCTTCTGTGCCGGGGACGCGATCCACCGGCATCCACCGAGCAACGGACTGGGCTCCAACACCTCTATCCAGGACTCCTACAACCTGGCCTGGAAGCTCGCTCTCGTGCTGCGCGGCCAGGCCGACCGGAGTCTGCTCGACACCTACTCGGCCGAGCGGGCGCCGGTCGCGGAGCGCATCGTGCGACGGGCGAACCGGTCCAGCCGTGAGTTCGTGCAGTTCTTCGAGGTGCTCGGACTGCTGGACGCCACGACGGAGGACGAGATGGTCGCGGCGATCGAGGAACGGAAGGCCAACACGCCCGAGGGCGCGGCCAAGCGGGCCGCCCTGGTCGCCGCGATGGAACTGAAGAACTACGAGTTCAACGCCCACGGAGTGGACCTCGGGCAGTACTACCAGTCGGCCGCGGTCGTCCCCGACGGATCTTCGTTGCCTGCGCCCAGCCGCGATCCCGACCTGTACTACGAGATGTCCACCGTGCCCGGCTCGCATCTGCCGCACGCCTGGGTCGGTGACACCATGCGCAGGACGGCGATGATGGACCTCGCCCCCTACGACCGTTTCACCCTCGTCACCGGCATCGCCGGCGAGGAGTGGGCCTCGGTGGCCGAAAAGGTCGCGCACGAGTTCGGGATTCCGCTCGGGACCGTCGTCATCGGGCCGGGCCGGGAGGTCACCGACCTCTACTACGACTGGGCGAAGCTGCGCGAGGTCGAGGAGAGCGGTGCCGTACTGGTGCGGCCCGACAAGCACATCGCCTGGCGCTCGGTGACGATGCCCGAGGACCCCGAAGGAGCACTGCGTACGGCGATGCGCCAGATCCTGGGGAAGGCATGAGCGGCATGCGGTTCGCCCGCGACACACTCGCGCAGCGCGTGCTGTTCGCCTCCGGCGCGGCAGCGGAGAACCTGGTCGCCGAGATCAAGGAACTCGGCGCGTCCCGGGTCATGGTGATCGCCGGGGACGCCGAGCGTGAACTCGCCCGACGCGTCGCCGCGCAACTGCCCGTGGCCCACTGGCACCACGAGGTGGCCATGCACGTGCCGGTCGAGGTCGCCGAGCGGGCCAGAGAACAGGCCGCGGCCCATCGCGTCGACGCACTCGTCTGCGTCGGCGGCGGCTCGACGACCGGCCTGGCCAAGGCCGTTGCGCTCACCACCGGTCTGCCCATTGTCGCGGTGCCGACCACCTACGCGGGCTCGGAGGTCACCAACGTCTGGGGACTCACCGAGCACGCCCGGAAGACCACCGGCACCGACCCCCGGGTTCTCCCGCGCGCGATCGTGTACGACGCGACACTCATGCTCACCCTGCCGGTCGGCCTGAGCGTGGCATCCGGCCTCAACGCCCTAGCACACTGCGTCGATTCGATGTGGGCGCCACGGGCCGACCCGATCGACCGGGCCCTGGCCGGCGAGGGCATCCAGGCCCTGCGCATCGGACTGCCGCTGGTCGCCGCCGAGCCGGGCGGCCTCGACGGACGTGAACACGCCCTGTACGGCGCCTATCTCGCCGCGGTGGTGTTCGCCTCGGCGGGATCGGGGCTCCATCACAAGATCTGTCACGTACTCGGCGGCATGTTCGACCTCCCGCACGCCCAGACCCATGCGGTCGTCCTTCCTCATGTACTCGCCTTCAACGCACCGGCAGCGCCGGACGCCGAGCGGCGTATCGCCGCCGCCCTCGACGCCGGGTCCGCCACCGGCGGGCTCGCCCGACTGCGCGCTCAACTCGACGCACCCCGGGCTCTTCGCGACTACGGCATGCCGGAGTCCGGCATCGTCCCCGCCGCGGAAGCGGTCCTTGCCGCTGTGCCACCGGGCAATCCGGCCCCCGTGACCCTCGACAACATCACCGGGCTGCTGCGCGCGGTCTGGGAAGGAGCAGAGACCCGATGACCAGCAGCGTCTCCGCCGAACAGGAGCGTCGCGAGGCGGACCTGGTCGAGCGCGTCGCCCGTTCGTTCGGCGACTGCCCCGACCCGCGGCTCCAGCAGCTGATGACCTCCCTCGTGCACCATCTCCACGCCTTCGCCCGCGAGGTCCGCCTGACCGAGGAGGAGTGGGCCAAGGGCATCGAGTTCCTGACCGCCGCCGGGCACATCACGGACGACAAGCGCCAGGAGTTCATCCTGCTCTCCGACGTACTCGGCCTTTCCATGCAGACCATCGGCATCAACAACGAGGCGTACGGCGACGCGACCGAGGCGACCGTCTTCGGTCCGTTCTTCGTCGAGAACAGCCCCGAAGTCCCCCTCGGCGGCTCCATCTCCGCCGGTGCGACCGGCGAGCCGTGCTGGGTCGAGGGCACCGTCTCCGACAGCGACGGACACCCGGTCGCCGGTGCGCGCGTCGAGGTCTGGGAGGCCGACGCGGAAGGCCTCTACGACGTCCAGCACGACGACGGCCGGACCGCGGCCCGCGGCCATCTGTTCACCGATGCCGAGGGACGCTACTCGTTCTGGGGCATCACACCGACGCCGTACCCCATCCCCCACGACGGTCCCGTGGGCAAGATGCTCGCGGCCGTCGGCCGATCCCCGATGCGGGCCTCGCATCTGCACTTCATGGTCAGCGCCGCCGGGCAGCGCACGCTGGTCACCCACATCTTCGTGCGCGGAGACGAACTGCTCGACTCGGACACGGTGTTCGGGGTCAAGGCGTCCCTGGTGAAAGGGTTCGAACGCCAGGATCCCGGCTCCCCGACGCCGGACGGCCACGCGGTGGAAGGCTCATGGTCACGGGTCTCCTTCGACATTGTGCTGGCCCCGACCGGTACGTGACCGTTCGGAACGTGCGGCACTGGCGGGAACGGACACACCCCGCGCTCACCGTGACCACCTGTCCCGGCACCCGGTCCCCACCCCATCTCCCCCGGCATTCCGGGGACGCAGCCGACCGCTCCGCTCCACCTGACCCCAAGCCCGCGTCGGGCAACGCGAAGGGCCCGTCCGATGTACGGACGGGCCCTTCAACCGAGCGCCGGGCAGGCCTTGCACCTGCATTTCCCCGCAGGAAGCGGGGCGTCTTTCCTTGGACCACCAACGCGCGACCAGCCAACCGGAGTTGCGGCGACCAGCTCAAGATCAATCCTAGCTCATCTGTCCGCCCGGAGTCACCAGTCCTGATTCGTACGCCACCACCACGGCCTGCGCCCGGCTGTCCAGGTCCAGCTTGGTCATCGTGCGGTTGAGATGGGTCTTGACGGTCGCCTCGCTGATGTAGAGGCGGTCGGCTATCTCCAGGTTGGACAGCCCGCGTGCGATCAGTTTCAGAACCTCCAGCTCGCGGGCGGTCAACGCCTCCAGATCGGGGGGCTGTTCGCAGGCGGTCTGCCGGGCGTACGCCTCCACCAGGCGGCGGGTGACGCTGGGCGCGAAGAGCGCGTCACCTCCGGCGACGGCGGTCACGGCGGCGAGCAGCCGTTCCGGGCCGGAGTCCTTGAGCAGGAACCCGCAGGCTCCGGCACGCAGTGCCCCGTACACGTACTCGTCGAGGTCGAAGGTGGTCAGCATCAGGATCCGGGGCGGGGGGTCGCCAGCTCCGGCGAGGATGCGTTCGGTAGCCTCGATGCCGTTCATGCCCGGCATCCGGACATCCATCAGGATCACCTCGGGAGCGGTCTGGGCGGCCAGCTTCACACCCTCCGCGCCGTCGCTCGCCTCGCCGACCACCTCGATGCCGGGTGCGGCCTGTAGCAGCCCTACCAGGCCCGCCCGGATGAGGAACTGGTCGTCCACGACGAGCACTGTGGTCATGTGGTGGCGTCGTCCCCCTGTTGAACGGCCCGCGCGGAGGTGGGCAGGATCAGCCGCACGGCGAAGCCACCCTGGTCCTGCGGGCCGATGTCGATCTCCCCGCCGTAGAGCTTGGCCCGCTCCCGCATGCCAAGCAAGCCGTGTCCCCCGCCGGTTCGCACTCTGTCTGGAATCACCCCCTCTCCGTCGTCCGTGACCGAAACAGCCACCTGGTGCGGTTCATACCTCAGCCATACCCGTGCACTCGCGCCGGGCGCGTGCTTGAGAACGTTGGTGAGGGCCTCCTGCACCACCCGGTACGCGCACAGGTCCACACCGGGGGCCAGGGGACGCAGGATCCCCTCGACGGTCAGGGTGACCAGCACCCCGCCGGCGCGCACTCGTTCGATCATCTCGCCGAGACGGGCCAGGCCCGGCATCGGGCCGGCGGGCGCGCCGTCTTCGGCGGCACGCAGCAGCATGAGCATGCGGCGCAGCTCGTCGAGAGCCTCCTTGCCGGTGG contains these protein-coding regions:
- a CDS encoding acyl-CoA dehydrogenase family protein encodes the protein MMNTEELELNFDVLPGEVEKLRRQVREFAREVVAPRVTDLDTAPADDFDWDMVAQGHALGLTRVAVPKEYGGLGLGMIGCSVALEEVASVCAGTALIFGAAMLGQTPVLLSGDPRLQARFLPMFSGDAPVLACNAVTEEEAGCDLIIPANAVHARDVMTARRDGDHYVLNGRKRFITNAQVAAFASVFANMEGAPGATGLTSFMVPLDLPGVVRGPVADKMGYRLCLGSELEFHDVRIPAENMVGEEGDGMAINIAQSNMARASVAGISVGVARGALEQALEWCDTRVQGGRPLREHQFTAAKLAEMSAKVDAARLLYLKAAHKVDNELPAPQYEPAAAKLFADRVAIDVADMAMSLTGARGYVKSFGMEKRLRDAYGARIYEGTPEVLALAITESLYAEGEPI
- a CDS encoding SCP2 sterol-binding domain-containing protein codes for the protein MTVFESTEVAERVFGNLFEILLKDEQFTSQLRASNLSIRLTHTNPDCVVHVSADALTVGADAPEDATIRIRMSSDTAHQLWLGKLMMPTAIATGKVRIRGKVARVLELVPILRPAFDRYPELAAKEGLPV
- a CDS encoding BlaI/MecI/CopY family transcriptional regulator, which encodes MTADRSRASQECLVFGPLENEIMEVLWQAPEPMTVREVLGALNAGRETPLAYTTVMTVLSRLAEKGAANRTKAGRGYAYAPCVTDEAAMAVREVIRDFGVSAVGHFLDEIRNVPDLRERFEKLLHEGPGH
- a CDS encoding gas vesicle protein K, with product MDLDKDTVERDLVRLVLTVVELLRQLMERQAIRRVERNNLTEEQEERIGMTLMILDDRMTELRERYDLSPEDLNLDLGPLGPLLPRQEGATEVPSPRAQ
- a CDS encoding gas vesicle protein, with the protein product MTAGGPPQAEVALVDLLDRLLAGGVVITGDLSLCIADVELVRVSLRALLTSVEGATEGILT
- a CDS encoding GvpL/GvpF family gas vesicle protein, with product MRGVDGLPVRILCGAGTAAVVSDVPAEAFTEEAVAQRLDDITDLERLARDHHQVIAALASRTAVLPLRLATVYLDDDGLLRRLRADESHFRTTLNQLEGHDEWGVKIYAQPPTAADPPPQDRPRSGRDYLRVRRTSRDGHELARQTAADLGARVDRALVEANLAADVRHHRPQPAALSAKPGENVVNAAYLVPRKHTRSFQDRVELLAAGTTGVRLEITGPWAPYSFAPPPPEQAGTADPTIPQTTT
- a CDS encoding MFS transporter is translated as MTVLGCCFLMVMMDNTILNVALQTIQEDVGATNAELQWALDSYILFYAALMFSSGILADAFGRRRVLVIGLVVFGAASTFAGFADTPQELIIWRGVMGVAGSVVPPATLAVINDVYAPEERGKAIGIWSALGGLSIALGPIAGGFLLEHFWWGSVFLINVPIAAVCALLLLVVLAESRSATRPRIDVIGVLLSITGIGSLVYGVIRGGETNDWTSAEVLGTMVAGVALLAALVLFESRTTHPALDVKMFRNKSFAAGTASLSLSFFALTGGTFLMVFYVQAIRGHTPLELGLILLPVAVGAVASAILSNPLAMRFGPKAVVTTGLLLLALSFTGQAGIGADTALWWYEILLGVSGFGLGLVMGTTTTTTMAVVAPEQAAIGAGVNNTLRQIGAALGVAVLGSILSVWYRDELGGAVNVLPEGAREAASESLGGTMVAVRELQETGTLPAGTRDQVPGLLATAQDAYLSAMHVSFGVAAGALVLAAVVAAIWLPGRIDAPTGTDTAAQPGGATQTPDSAAQPAR
- a CDS encoding winged helix-turn-helix domain-containing protein, which encodes MENIMTPDVKIVRWPAESGKLEGFRMRGLPCLIVVARGARVPELAGVHEDWVRQPVEAWELKTRIASLHLKATSQSAPPVVDEDGLLRYGGAVLPLTVSEAAVLRGLVQRRPGMASRADLAERLLSANRSASQNALDLHMMRLRRKVVSVGLAIETVRGRGFLLTTGAVADPSG
- a CDS encoding helix-turn-helix domain-containing protein, which codes for MIGAVRIPRVRRFATAQFEPERQVELWEQHNAESLIALDCRPPVARSFAAVEVNLQLERVHLARVRGTRHVVERSAELVEARPTEAIAVYMTIAGEAVFEQDGHRRVLRPGQLLVCDADRPFLRGFGRGLEELAVKVPRSEFSALTGLTSLPTPVVVDVGPGENPHGRALARLAARAVRRDRPVPADEQAVVELVSVLGASDHVGLPVAHRAAARTFVEEHFTDPTLRAADIASGTGISERHLSRLFAAAGTSVPAHILSRRLDAAYSMLTSGPAGGLRTSDVAARCGFTSVAYFSRTFHERFGITAGRVRAGSA